A section of the Chloroflexaceae bacterium genome encodes:
- a CDS encoding DNA starvation/stationary phase protection protein, which yields MTTSKPSVSGTTPDIGLSAANVQGVVALLSRLLADEHVLYMRLRNYHWNVVGMAFGPLHALFQQQYEALEHDIDEIAERIRSLGAPAPGTMTELLQLTTLSERPGEYPDDRTMVANLVADHEAIIRHLRRDVRATDEQYDDMGTSDFLTALMEKHEKMAWMLRAHIEQRG from the coding sequence ATGACGACCTCAAAGCCCAGTGTGTCCGGCACGACGCCCGATATCGGCCTGAGCGCAGCGAACGTGCAAGGTGTAGTGGCGCTGCTGAGCCGCCTGCTCGCCGATGAGCACGTGCTGTACATGCGTCTGCGCAACTACCACTGGAACGTCGTCGGAATGGCCTTTGGCCCGCTGCATGCGTTGTTCCAGCAGCAGTACGAGGCGCTGGAACATGACATTGACGAAATTGCCGAGCGCATTCGCTCGCTCGGCGCCCCCGCTCCGGGCACCATGACCGAGTTATTGCAACTCACCACCCTGTCCGAGCGTCCTGGCGAGTATCCCGATGATCGCACCATGGTGGCCAACCTGGTCGCCGATCACGAGGCTATTATCCGCCATCTCCGCCGCGACGTGCGCGCGACCGATGAGCAGTACGACGATATGGGCACCAGCGATTTTCTTACCGCGCTGATGGAGAAGCACGAGAAGATGGCCTGGATGTTGCGCGCCCACATCGAGCAGCGCGGCTAG
- a CDS encoding aldo/keto reductase: MQTTRLGRSGLEVSRLCLGGNVFGWTCDEATSQQVLDAYVDAGGNFIDTADVYSRWAPGHAGGESEAVLGRWMQARGNRSRVIIATKVGSAMGEGPNMGGLSRQHMMRAVDDSLRRLQTDYIDLYQAHFDDDRVPLEETLRAFDDLVRQGKVRYIGASNYHAWRLVQALWVSDRYGYAAYISLQPKYNLVDRDEFEGDLEAACRAFGLGVIPYAPLGGGFLTGKYRRDGALPVTERAPKVQQRYMHARGWAVLEAVQRVAEGRGATPAQVALAWHLARPSITAPIVSATSVEQLVELLGALELRLSADELEYLART; encoded by the coding sequence ATGCAGACCACCAGACTTGGCCGGAGCGGCCTGGAAGTGAGCCGCCTGTGTCTGGGCGGGAATGTCTTTGGCTGGACCTGTGACGAGGCGACCTCCCAGCAGGTGCTGGACGCCTACGTGGACGCGGGCGGCAATTTCATTGATACGGCGGATGTCTATTCGCGCTGGGCGCCGGGCCACGCCGGCGGCGAGTCGGAGGCGGTGCTGGGCCGCTGGATGCAGGCCCGCGGGAACCGGTCGCGCGTGATTATCGCCACCAAAGTGGGCTCGGCGATGGGTGAGGGGCCAAATATGGGCGGTCTCTCGCGCCAGCATATGATGCGCGCGGTGGATGATTCGTTGCGCCGCCTGCAAACCGACTATATTGATCTCTATCAGGCCCACTTCGATGACGACCGCGTCCCGCTGGAAGAAACCCTGCGGGCCTTTGACGACCTGGTGCGGCAGGGCAAGGTGCGCTACATCGGCGCCTCGAACTACCACGCCTGGCGGCTGGTGCAGGCCCTGTGGGTCAGCGACCGCTATGGCTACGCGGCGTATATCTCGCTCCAACCGAAGTACAATCTGGTGGACCGCGACGAATTTGAAGGCGATCTGGAGGCGGCCTGCCGCGCCTTTGGTCTGGGGGTCATTCCTTATGCGCCGCTTGGCGGCGGCTTCCTCACCGGCAAGTACCGTCGCGACGGCGCTCTGCCCGTTACCGAGCGCGCCCCCAAGGTGCAACAGCGCTACATGCATGCCCGTGGCTGGGCCGTGCTGGAGGCGGTGCAGCGGGTAGCCGAAGGGCGGGGCGCGACGCCCGCGCAGGTGGCCCTGGCCTGGCACCTGGCCCGTCCGAGCATCACAGCGCCGATTGTGAGCGCCACCAGCGTCGAGCAACTCGTTGAGTTGCTCGGAGCGCTGGAGCTGCGGCTGAGCGCCGACGAGCTGGAATATCTGGCGAGAACATAG